The Terriglobia bacterium genome window below encodes:
- the dcm gene encoding DNA (cytosine-5-)-methyltransferase: MRLAFERAGGRCVFSCEWDQFAQKTYAANFGETPVGDITKVASSDIPTHDILLAGFPCQPFSISGVSKKNSLGRPHGFLDKTQGTLFFDVARIIRDKQPKAFVLENVKNLLGHDRGKTFRVIYETLADELGYDVQFKVIDARYFVPQHRERIFIIGFRDPRRFSWPVLRHKPTKISDILERNAPLKYVLSDHLWAYLQRYAAKHRAAGNGFGYGLVQLDGTSRTLSARYYKDGSEILIPRGPGMSPRRLTPRECARLMGFPTRFKIIVSDTQAYRQFGNSVVVPAVYAVAKEVVRALRGRVFSRRLFKEFEPSGRIHQNKTQ, from the coding sequence ATGCGACTGGCGTTTGAAAGAGCCGGCGGTCGCTGTGTATTCTCCTGCGAGTGGGACCAATTCGCGCAGAAGACCTACGCGGCGAATTTCGGTGAGACGCCGGTCGGCGACATTACCAAGGTTGCATCCTCCGACATTCCGACGCATGACATTCTGCTCGCTGGTTTTCCTTGCCAACCGTTTTCGATTTCTGGTGTGTCGAAGAAGAACAGCTTAGGACGGCCGCACGGATTCTTAGACAAAACTCAAGGCACGTTGTTCTTTGACGTGGCCCGGATCATTCGGGACAAACAGCCGAAAGCGTTTGTCTTAGAGAACGTGAAGAACCTGCTCGGGCACGATCGCGGCAAAACGTTTCGAGTGATCTATGAGACTCTGGCGGATGAGCTGGGGTACGACGTACAGTTCAAGGTCATTGACGCGCGATATTTCGTGCCGCAGCACCGGGAAAGGATCTTCATTATCGGGTTCCGAGATCCCAGGCGCTTCTCTTGGCCGGTGCTGAGACACAAACCCACGAAGATATCCGACATTCTCGAGCGGAATGCCCCATTGAAGTACGTCCTAAGCGACCATCTTTGGGCATACCTTCAACGCTATGCTGCCAAACACCGCGCCGCTGGAAACGGATTCGGCTACGGGCTGGTGCAACTCGACGGTACCTCACGAACACTCAGCGCACGGTACTACAAGGACGGTTCCGAGATACTCATCCCAAGAGGGCCGGGTATGAGCCCACGACGTTTAACTCCGCGAGAATGTGCACGGCTTATGGGTTTTCCCACACGCTTCAAAATTATTGTGTCTGACACGCAGGCATATCGGCAGTTTGGAAATAGCGTCGTCGTGCCGGCAGTTTATGCCGTAGCCAAGGAAGTGGTTCGAGCTTTGCGAGGCAGGGTTTTCAGCAGACGGCTATTCAAGGAATTCGAGCCGAGTGGACGTATTCACCAGAACAAAACGCAGTGA
- a CDS encoding very short patch repair endonuclease, with translation MSRIRGRDTKLEILVRRRLFRDGFRFRVNVRSLPGKPDIVLRKYRAAIFVNGCFWHHHRRCKLGVLPTTRSSFWKEKLLGNRVNDRRKIQMLKKSGWNTFVLWECRLERDLDWEMQTLARALRDLIST, from the coding sequence ATGTCTCGGATACGAGGCCGGGACACGAAACTAGAAATTCTAGTGCGGCGCCGTCTGTTCCGGGATGGATTCCGTTTTCGCGTGAACGTGCGATCTCTGCCTGGGAAGCCTGACATTGTACTGCGCAAGTACCGAGCGGCGATTTTCGTAAACGGTTGTTTCTGGCACCACCACCGCCGTTGTAAGCTCGGGGTCCTGCCCACGACTCGCAGTTCGTTTTGGAAAGAGAAGCTGCTCGGGAACCGCGTCAATGACAGGAGAAAAATCCAGATGCTAAAGAAATCTGGATGGAACACGTTCGTACTGTGGGAGTGCCGGTTGGAGAGAGACCTCGACTGGGAAATGCAAACATTGGCGCGCGCGCTACGCGACCTAATCAGCACCTAG
- a CDS encoding restriction endonuclease, translated as MNLADVISAAVYKQLVNVDLPKRGSNQHEINGVVALRQFFGTGEVTRGTITWHRLADNEEPVREVSDFTFYDARAKHPSRTEWRLYYVGDFLHRADDGDVLVLIRTAASVPEIHGLVLQKSSAWLRAAERLFVVSSLNPANFELLSRKELSSTELGIVGQQVLEELGVEDVLLPTSDQDASLVYRTFKRTFPTTRVMSRFARQHTVGVDVANADDTLVKWLQREEQLFRALERILVEEQVRKGFASVDEFVAFSLSVQNRRKSRMGYSLQNNLAALFDANRVQYEPQAVTEGKNRPDFLFPSAKAYHNEKVDSQLLVMLGAKSTLKDRWRQILTEANRIRTKHLCTLEAAISRDQITEMTTRHVQLVIPEAFRETYPPVQRREVWSLKAFIEFVKRKQN; from the coding sequence ATGAACCTGGCCGACGTGATTTCCGCGGCAGTGTATAAGCAGTTGGTCAACGTCGATCTGCCGAAGCGTGGTTCTAATCAACATGAGATCAATGGAGTCGTCGCTCTTCGCCAGTTTTTTGGCACCGGAGAGGTGACGCGAGGGACGATCACTTGGCATCGTCTAGCTGACAATGAAGAGCCTGTCCGGGAAGTGTCGGATTTTACGTTTTACGATGCCAGAGCTAAACATCCGAGCCGAACTGAGTGGAGACTGTATTACGTAGGAGATTTTCTCCATCGTGCGGACGACGGGGACGTGCTTGTCCTCATCCGGACCGCTGCAAGTGTTCCAGAAATACACGGGTTGGTGCTGCAGAAAAGCTCTGCATGGCTTCGTGCGGCAGAACGCCTGTTTGTTGTAAGCAGTCTGAATCCAGCGAATTTCGAATTGCTCTCGCGGAAAGAGCTTTCGAGCACAGAACTGGGCATAGTCGGACAGCAGGTTCTGGAGGAGCTTGGGGTAGAAGACGTCTTACTCCCCACGAGCGACCAGGATGCGTCATTGGTATATCGGACGTTCAAGAGAACGTTTCCAACTACGCGTGTAATGTCGCGTTTTGCTCGGCAGCACACTGTCGGTGTTGATGTTGCGAATGCGGACGATACTCTTGTGAAATGGTTGCAGCGCGAAGAACAACTGTTCAGAGCCCTCGAACGCATTTTGGTTGAGGAGCAAGTCCGAAAGGGTTTTGCGAGCGTGGATGAATTCGTGGCATTTTCCCTGTCGGTGCAGAATCGGCGTAAGTCGAGGATGGGATATTCACTGCAAAACAATCTCGCCGCGCTTTTTGACGCGAACCGCGTCCAGTACGAACCGCAGGCCGTCACCGAAGGCAAGAATAGGCCGGACTTCCTATTTCCCAGCGCAAAAGCCTACCACAATGAAAAGGTCGACTCGCAATTGCTCGTAATGCTTGGGGCGAAATCAACGCTCAAGGACAGGTGGCGTCAAATACTCACCGAGGCGAATCGGATACGCACAAAACACCTGTGCACCCTTGAAGCGGCAATATCTCGCGACCAGATCACCGAAATGACGACGCGGCATGTACAGCTCGTCATCCCTGAGGCATTCCGTGAAACGTATCCGCCGGTCCAACGACGTGAAGTGTGGAGTCTCAAAGCTTTCATTGAGTTCGTGAAAAGAAAACAGAATTAG
- a CDS encoding tetratricopeptide repeat protein, producing the protein MATAFVMAQESDWQNAVRSEVEHKNLDRAAALVDVRLAANPGDLEARAWRARLLAWRGRWAEAESEYRRVLEQAPADAEVMAGLADVLTWQGKLDEALRVLDRARTILPPQSYVLDRRARILTRLNRLREARAEYQAALRLDPNDREARAGLQSLSGERRHELRFGVDTDTFNYTDSAAAQSVVLISRWTSNWITTFSSTTYQRFGADAERLTARISRRVGKNWFSVGGGAGHDQGVIPRRELALEYGRGFRIGNRGLVRGIEFSFSPQWFWYRDSSAVTLTSAAIFYLPRDWMWSLTVVAARSSFPIVGAQWQPSGNTRLSFPLRSERLRGNISFGVGTENFAKVDEVGRFSARTFAGGLKYQINARQDVGGYVAYQARSQQRTQTSVGFFYGLRF; encoded by the coding sequence GTGGCAACCGCATTTGTGATGGCGCAAGAATCGGACTGGCAAAACGCCGTGCGCTCGGAGGTCGAGCATAAGAATCTCGACCGCGCGGCCGCGCTGGTGGACGTGCGTCTGGCGGCGAATCCCGGCGATCTGGAAGCGCGTGCCTGGCGGGCGCGCCTGCTGGCATGGCGAGGGCGTTGGGCAGAGGCGGAGAGCGAATACCGCCGGGTGCTGGAACAAGCACCGGCGGATGCCGAGGTCATGGCCGGACTGGCGGACGTGCTGACCTGGCAAGGCAAGCTCGACGAGGCGCTCCGTGTCCTGGATCGAGCGCGCACGATTCTGCCGCCGCAATCCTACGTGCTCGACCGGCGTGCGCGGATCCTGACACGCCTGAACCGTTTGCGGGAAGCTCGCGCCGAGTACCAGGCCGCATTGCGCCTGGATCCGAACGATCGCGAAGCACGGGCGGGCCTGCAATCCCTGTCCGGCGAACGGCGCCATGAACTGCGGTTCGGCGTTGATACCGACACCTTCAATTACACCGACAGCGCAGCCGCCCAAAGCGTGGTCTTGATTTCGCGCTGGACCTCGAACTGGATCACAACCTTTTCTTCGACCACCTACCAGCGCTTCGGCGCCGATGCCGAACGGCTGACCGCGCGCATTAGCCGCCGCGTCGGCAAGAACTGGTTCTCCGTGGGCGGGGGCGCCGGCCACGACCAGGGCGTGATTCCGCGGCGGGAACTTGCGCTGGAGTACGGCCGCGGTTTCCGCATCGGCAACCGCGGCCTGGTGCGCGGGATTGAGTTCAGCTTCAGCCCGCAGTGGTTCTGGTATCGCGACTCCAGCGCCGTGACGCTGACCTCGGCGGCAATCTTCTATCTTCCGCGGGACTGGATGTGGTCACTGACGGTGGTGGCCGCGCGCAGTTCGTTCCCCATCGTTGGAGCGCAGTGGCAGCCGTCGGGAAACACGCGGCTGTCGTTCCCGCTGCGCTCCGAACGGCTGCGCGGAAACATTTCATTCGGCGTCGGGACGGAGAATTTCGCCAAAGTGGACGAGGTCGGCCGTTTCTCGGCACGGACCTTCGCCGGCGGCCTCAAGTACCAGATCAACGCCCGGCAGGACGTCGGCGGATACGTCGCATATCAAGCGCGTTCGCAGCAACGAACGCAGACCAGCGTGGGATTCTTTTATGGGCTCCGCTTCTGA
- a CDS encoding HEAT repeat domain-containing protein yields the protein MGSASEWMARLAPAAIVLKAIVVSLAGISALMIFILLRRWVRARYFARRERQTFEIRQRWNDLISGKVLPETWRFDPLACEVLETMLLDSIEVSNGEELPRLVSCLRHRGLIDRRIEEARTAEGWQRWRALVALGRTRAREAVPALAEALDSGDMETRIAAVRGMGKLAFPEAAIPILDRWTDGRLMVPGPVLKNALLNCCRSKPGVLLLHIVHAKGSQRELLARVLAELADPSMTDEMLVLASDASPEIRAAAARGLSQAEGRIAVPPLAQLASDAEWFVRLRAVVSLGSFDAADATAVLIRALADRNRHVRQRAAWALMNSRQTMARVLRQVVGAGDNYGLQAVVAELERSGRFAETLSEVERTPGAEAERLAAALRAAHSRLALEPAVEAEKETAGVA from the coding sequence ATGGGCTCCGCTTCTGAATGGATGGCGCGGCTGGCGCCGGCGGCAATCGTGCTGAAGGCGATTGTTGTCTCCCTGGCGGGAATCTCGGCGCTGATGATCTTCATCCTGCTGCGGCGGTGGGTGCGCGCGCGCTATTTCGCGCGGCGGGAACGGCAGACGTTTGAAATCCGGCAACGATGGAACGACCTGATCAGCGGCAAAGTGCTGCCGGAAACCTGGCGCTTCGACCCGCTTGCCTGCGAGGTGCTGGAAACCATGCTGCTGGACAGCATCGAGGTAAGCAATGGGGAGGAACTGCCGCGCCTGGTGAGTTGCCTGCGGCACAGAGGCCTGATTGACCGGCGCATCGAGGAAGCGCGCACGGCGGAGGGCTGGCAGCGATGGCGAGCGCTGGTGGCCCTCGGCCGGACTCGCGCCCGGGAAGCGGTACCCGCGCTGGCCGAGGCGCTTGACTCCGGCGACATGGAGACCCGGATCGCGGCGGTCCGCGGCATGGGGAAGCTCGCCTTCCCGGAAGCCGCCATCCCCATCCTCGACCGCTGGACGGACGGCCGCCTCATGGTCCCGGGACCGGTGTTGAAGAATGCCCTGTTGAATTGCTGCCGCAGCAAACCCGGCGTGCTGCTCCTCCACATCGTCCATGCGAAGGGTTCGCAACGCGAATTGCTGGCGAGGGTACTGGCGGAACTGGCGGACCCGTCCATGACGGATGAAATGCTGGTCCTGGCCAGCGATGCCTCGCCCGAAATACGGGCCGCCGCCGCGCGCGGCTTGTCGCAGGCCGAAGGGCGGATCGCGGTGCCGCCGCTGGCGCAACTGGCCTCCGACGCGGAGTGGTTCGTGCGCTTGCGCGCCGTGGTGTCCCTGGGGTCGTTCGACGCGGCCGATGCCACGGCGGTGCTGATCCGCGCCCTCGCCGATCGGAATCGTCACGTCCGGCAGCGGGCCGCGTGGGCGCTGATGAATTCACGCCAGACCATGGCGCGCGTGCTGCGGCAGGTGGTCGGTGCGGGAGACAATTACGGGCTGCAGGCAGTGGTGGCGGAGTTGGAGCGCTCGGGACGTTTCGCCGAAACATTGAGCGAGGTGGAGCGCACGCCAGGAGCTGAGGCGGAACGCCTGGCGGCCGCGCTGCGAGCGGCGCACTCGCGGCTGGCCCTGGAGCCGGCAGTGGAAGCGGAAAAAGAAACGGCAGGCGTGGCATGA
- a CDS encoding glycosyltransferase family 2 protein, whose protein sequence is MIKLLQLSNWILFFYFLLSNIFYLALLITAIFASLRHRRRLSSLRLETLELSPFTPPISILIPAHNEQANIVENVGALLTLDYPSLELIVVNDGSTDETLSCLTSAFRLRPANLLYLPQVACAPVRAVYASDADPRLIVLDKQAGGTKADATNAALNAATGPYVCVIDADSILEKDALLRIMAEVFSDPVRVAGAGGIVRVLNGSVVSEGRVSEIRLPRSPVECIQVVEYLRAFLIGRQAWGRANMLPIISGAFGVFSREAMLQIGGYRPKAIGEDIDLVVRMHRSLLEHREQYRIGFVPEPTCWTQVPRSLRALSRQRARWQKGLLDVLWRNRDMVLKPRYGRFGCVVLPYLWIFELCAPVMEAIGYASILLALMLGVLSAEFFVKFMIFGYAFATMISIGSVVLEEVTYRRYGRWTEVARLLLYCFAEHLPYRQMYMVWRLQGMWQYMRGNVKWEAAERTHFAPAAGGTKN, encoded by the coding sequence ATGATCAAACTACTGCAACTTTCGAACTGGATCCTGTTCTTCTATTTCCTGCTGTCGAACATTTTTTACCTGGCGCTGCTGATCACCGCCATCTTCGCCAGCCTGCGGCACCGGCGGCGTTTGAGCAGCCTGCGGCTGGAGACACTGGAGTTGTCTCCATTCACCCCGCCGATCAGCATCCTGATTCCGGCGCATAACGAGCAGGCCAACATCGTCGAAAACGTGGGCGCGTTGCTGACGCTGGATTATCCGTCGCTGGAGTTGATTGTCGTCAACGACGGCTCGACGGATGAGACGCTGTCCTGCCTGACATCGGCATTCCGGCTGCGGCCCGCGAACCTGCTCTACTTGCCGCAGGTAGCGTGCGCGCCTGTGCGGGCTGTGTACGCCAGCGACGCGGACCCGCGATTGATCGTGCTCGACAAGCAGGCGGGCGGCACCAAGGCCGATGCCACCAATGCCGCGCTGAACGCCGCCACCGGGCCGTATGTCTGCGTCATCGACGCGGATTCGATCCTGGAAAAAGATGCGCTGCTGCGCATCATGGCGGAGGTCTTCTCCGACCCGGTGCGCGTTGCCGGCGCCGGCGGGATCGTGCGCGTGCTGAACGGGTCGGTGGTTTCGGAGGGGCGGGTCAGCGAAATCCGCCTGCCGCGCAGTCCCGTGGAGTGCATCCAGGTGGTCGAATACCTGCGCGCGTTTCTCATCGGCCGGCAGGCGTGGGGACGCGCCAACATGCTGCCCATCATCTCCGGCGCATTCGGCGTGTTCAGCCGCGAAGCCATGCTGCAGATCGGCGGCTACCGGCCCAAGGCGATCGGCGAGGACATTGATCTGGTGGTGCGCATGCACCGCTCGTTGCTGGAGCACCGCGAGCAGTATCGCATTGGATTCGTGCCGGAGCCGACTTGCTGGACGCAGGTGCCACGAAGCCTGCGTGCCCTGTCGCGGCAGCGGGCCCGGTGGCAAAAGGGCCTGCTGGATGTGCTGTGGCGCAACCGCGACATGGTGTTGAAGCCGCGCTACGGGCGGTTCGGCTGCGTCGTCCTGCCTTACCTGTGGATTTTCGAACTGTGCGCGCCCGTGATGGAAGCGATCGGCTACGCCAGCATTTTGCTGGCCCTGATGCTGGGCGTGCTCAGCGCCGAGTTCTTCGTCAAGTTCATGATCTTCGGCTATGCCTTTGCCACGATGATCTCAATCGGGTCGGTCGTGCTGGAGGAAGTTACCTACCGCAGATACGGTCGTTGGACGGAAGTTGCGCGCTTGCTGCTGTACTGCTTTGCCGAACACCTGCCCTATCGCCAGATGTACATGGTCTGGCGGCTGCAGGGAATGTGGCAGTACATGCGCGGGAACGTGAAGTGGGAAGCGGCGGAGCGGACGCACTTCGCCCCTGCCGCTGGAGGAACGAAGAACTAA
- a CDS encoding BON domain-containing protein, giving the protein MTTKRVSIVLIAAVLALAVAVGCSRGRSDAQVIGEVVTRINSDPKISEKHISVMSSNGVVTLSGSAATEEERAQAANDAAQVEGVKTVVNNLLIAAPPSLQASELPPALQEQPAAKAAAPARPARKPSAYRENRHARNEAKGSSSDMPIVSSGPAAYTTSTAAMAPMPTSNVTAPVVPPPPPPPTPVTIESGTMLNIRMIDAVDTGRNHPGDSFRATLDSPITIGDKVIIPEGADVVGRIAELKDAGHFAGQPQLALELASLSVNGRKYTLHTNQYTRQGTSRGASTAKKVGAGAAIGAVIGGIAGGGRGAAIGAATGAGVGGGAQAVTKPQQVRVETEALLSFRLESPITVMPVSSLQRPRNDYSGGYNAPPSDHNYNAPPPSSNDNDIIDYSDDSNRSSDPNRPVLKRRPQTDNYQQGYSNPPE; this is encoded by the coding sequence ATGACGACGAAGCGTGTATCCATCGTGCTGATCGCGGCCGTGCTGGCGCTGGCTGTCGCCGTGGGCTGCAGCCGCGGGCGCAGCGACGCGCAGGTGATCGGCGAAGTGGTGACCAGGATCAACAGCGATCCGAAGATTTCCGAAAAACACATTTCCGTCATGTCCAGCAACGGTGTGGTCACCCTGAGCGGGTCCGCCGCCACCGAGGAAGAGCGCGCCCAGGCTGCCAACGACGCCGCCCAGGTCGAGGGCGTGAAGACCGTTGTCAACAACCTGCTGATCGCCGCGCCGCCATCGTTGCAGGCGAGCGAGCTGCCTCCGGCTCTGCAAGAACAGCCCGCCGCGAAGGCCGCGGCTCCCGCGCGCCCGGCCAGGAAGCCCTCCGCATATCGCGAAAACCGCCACGCCAGGAATGAAGCCAAGGGCAGCAGCAGCGACATGCCGATCGTCTCCTCGGGCCCGGCGGCCTATACCACCAGCACGGCCGCCATGGCGCCCATGCCGACCTCCAACGTGACCGCGCCGGTGGTTCCGCCACCGCCGCCTCCGCCGACACCCGTCACGATCGAGAGCGGGACGATGCTCAACATCCGCATGATCGATGCGGTGGACACCGGCAGAAATCATCCGGGTGACAGCTTCCGCGCCACCCTCGATTCGCCGATCACCATCGGTGACAAGGTCATCATTCCCGAAGGCGCCGACGTGGTGGGCCGCATTGCCGAGCTGAAGGATGCCGGACACTTTGCCGGCCAGCCGCAGTTGGCGCTCGAACTTGCCAGCCTGTCGGTGAACGGCCGTAAGTACACCCTGCACACCAACCAGTACACGCGGCAGGGCACGTCGCGCGGCGCCAGCACCGCCAAGAAAGTTGGAGCCGGGGCGGCCATTGGTGCGGTCATCGGCGGGATCGCCGGCGGTGGCAGGGGAGCCGCGATTGGAGCGGCGACCGGCGCGGGCGTCGGCGGCGGAGCGCAAGCCGTCACCAAGCCGCAGCAGGTGCGGGTCGAAACGGAAGCGCTGCTCAGCTTCCGCCTGGAGAGTCCGATTACGGTCATGCCGGTGAGCAGCCTTCAGCGCCCGCGCAACGATTACAGCGGCGGGTACAACGCGCCGCCCTCCGACCACAACTACAATGCGCCGCCGCCGTCGAGCAATGACAACGACATCATTGATTACTCGGACGATTCCAATCGCAGCAGCGACCCCAACCGGCCGGTCCTGAAGCGTCGTCCGCAAACCGACAATTACCAACAGGGCTACAGCAATCCCCCGGAATAG